From the genome of Spirosomataceae bacterium TFI 002, one region includes:
- a CDS encoding Response regulator receiver domain-containing protein: MTRYSILWADDEIDLLKAYIVFLEQKGYDVTPVPSGRDALDLVMERNFDVVFLDEMMAGMTGLETLAEIKQLKPNLPVVMITKSEEEHIMEDAIGSKIADYLIKPINPKQILLSVKKILDNKRLVSEKTNSSYMQDFRNLAMQYNDDVDFNEWSEIYKKLVYWELELDESADKSMEEVLSMQKSEANGKFVRYIEENYEDWMSDPKSDRPVLSHNLMKHNVFPLLEKDSPLFFIIIDNFRLDQWRVIEKILGDYFTVEKEENYYSILPTSTSYARNAIFSGLNPLEMSKKHPDLWVTDEGDNEDGLNKNEEEFLRRNLKKNNKDIKFSYHKILKNYQGKSLTDNFNNLLNDDLICIVYNFVDMLSHARTDMNMIKELAPDEAAYRSITKSWIEHSSMLELLQKIAHQKGRVIITTDHGMVRVQNAKKIAGDKNVNTNLRYKQGKNLNLVDKPDHVIEVRRPDNYGLPSPNVSTSYFFTTEDYFFAYPNNYNYYVNHYKDTFQHGGVSMEEMIIPFVYLKAK; encoded by the coding sequence ATGACAAGATACAGCATTCTTTGGGCCGACGATGAAATTGATTTACTAAAAGCCTATATCGTTTTTTTAGAACAAAAAGGTTACGATGTAACTCCTGTGCCGAGTGGGAGGGATGCATTGGACTTAGTAATGGAGCGAAATTTTGATGTTGTTTTCTTAGACGAAATGATGGCCGGAATGACGGGCTTGGAAACTCTAGCAGAGATTAAGCAATTGAAGCCAAACTTACCGGTGGTGATGATTACCAAGTCGGAAGAAGAGCATATCATGGAAGATGCGATTGGTTCAAAAATCGCTGATTACCTTATCAAGCCAATTAATCCTAAGCAGATATTACTTTCAGTTAAGAAAATACTTGATAATAAGAGGCTTGTGTCAGAAAAGACCAATTCGAGCTACATGCAAGACTTCAGAAACTTGGCGATGCAGTATAATGACGATGTTGACTTTAATGAGTGGTCTGAGATTTACAAAAAGCTAGTCTATTGGGAATTGGAGCTCGACGAAAGTGCGGATAAATCTATGGAGGAAGTGCTTTCCATGCAAAAGAGTGAAGCAAACGGAAAGTTCGTAAGATATATAGAGGAGAATTATGAAGATTGGATGAGTGATCCTAAATCAGATCGACCGGTATTGTCGCACAACCTGATGAAGCACAATGTTTTCCCCTTACTTGAGAAAGATTCGCCATTGTTCTTTATTATTATTGACAATTTTAGACTCGATCAGTGGAGGGTTATTGAGAAGATTCTAGGTGACTATTTCACGGTTGAAAAAGAAGAGAACTATTACTCCATTTTACCGACATCTACCTCATATGCCCGTAATGCCATTTTCTCAGGACTTAATCCTTTGGAGATGTCTAAAAAACATCCAGATTTATGGGTGACCGATGAAGGTGACAATGAAGATGGACTGAACAAGAATGAAGAAGAGTTTTTAAGACGAAACTTGAAAAAGAATAACAAAGATATTAAGTTTTCGTATCATAAGATATTGAAGAATTACCAAGGTAAAAGCTTGACCGATAACTTCAATAATCTACTAAATGATGATCTCATTTGTATAGTTTATAATTTTGTTGACATGTTATCTCACGCCAGAACTGACATGAACATGATTAAAGAACTTGCTCCTGATGAAGCTGCTTACAGGTCAATTACAAAGTCTTGGATTGAGCACTCATCTATGTTGGAGTTGTTGCAAAAGATTGCTCACCAAAAGGGTAGGGTGATTATTACAACTGATCATGGAATGGTGAGGGTGCAAAACGCTAAGAAAATTGCAGGTGATAAAAATGTAAACACTAACCTGAGATACAAGCAAGGTAAAAACTTGAATTTGGTGGACAAGCCTGATCATGTTATTGAGGTGAGAAGACCAGATAATTATGGATTACCAAGTCCAAATGTTTCTACCAGTTACTTCTTTACAACTGAAGACTACTTCTTCGCCTATCCAAACAATTACAATTATTACGTTAATCATTATAAAGATACTTTCCAGCATGGAGGTGTTTCAATGGAAGAAATGATCATTCCATTCGTATACTTAAAGGCAAAATGA
- a CDS encoding 3-deoxy-manno-octulosonate cytidylyltransferase (CMP-KDO synthetase): MKIIGIIPARYGSTRFPGKPLELIDGVSVIQRVYEQCKKATALQEVVVATDDERIYKHVEGFGGLVEMTSTSHESGTDRCAEAVASLNGFEKYDYILNIQGDEPFIRPKLINDLCEVLDFKTEIATSVKKIENIEDLENPNVVKAVLTMRMQALYFSRQAIPYLRDVPKEDWLKRATFYKHIGIYAFRSDILTQIVKLPPNVLEQTERLEQLRWLGYGFRIQAIETKYENIGIDTPQDLDIANRMSNK, translated from the coding sequence GTGAAAATTATTGGAATAATACCTGCGAGGTACGGGTCAACTCGTTTCCCAGGAAAACCTTTGGAACTCATTGATGGAGTATCTGTCATACAGCGAGTTTATGAACAATGTAAGAAAGCTACGGCACTGCAAGAAGTAGTTGTTGCCACGGACGACGAACGAATTTACAAACATGTAGAGGGTTTTGGAGGTTTAGTGGAGATGACAAGCACTTCTCATGAGAGTGGTACTGATAGGTGTGCAGAGGCTGTGGCGTCATTGAATGGCTTTGAAAAGTATGATTATATACTCAATATTCAAGGTGATGAGCCTTTCATAAGACCAAAGCTTATTAATGACCTTTGCGAAGTGTTAGATTTTAAGACTGAGATTGCTACTTCTGTGAAAAAAATAGAAAATATAGAAGATTTAGAGAATCCAAATGTTGTAAAAGCCGTTCTTACTATGAGAATGCAGGCTCTCTATTTTAGCAGGCAAGCAATACCATATTTAAGGGATGTGCCAAAAGAAGATTGGTTGAAGCGAGCTACATTCTATAAGCATATTGGGATTTACGCTTTTAGGTCTGACATTTTGACTCAAATCGTGAAATTACCTCCCAATGTATTGGAACAAACAGAACGATTGGAGCAATTGAGGTGGCTTGGTTATGGTTTCAGAATTCAAGCAATTGAGACAAAGTACGAAAATATTGGAATTGACACTCCACAAGATTTAGATATTGCCAATAGAATGAGCAATAAATAG
- a CDS encoding LysM domain-containing protein, with the protein MKTINITLVLMLFVLRAFSFNTLDSLGIQKIEGKNYIVHKVRGDETLYSLLKKYECSSGDVLACNPELKNSSKIYINQIIKFPTTYVTTEPVAKKAGSNEYIVKPGETLYSLSRNLGIPLEELRAINGLSDNNIRSGQKLFLNTTAKSLATNGMLTKPSHPLPPVNENVGVIVVPNAPIGEKVIEIGIAQVINTGRKSNKHLALHRTAPVGSLMTITNEATGDRVVVKVIGPLPATGENENIVVRISPTAYNKLKPRDSSLRAEVVYTIPPKAR; encoded by the coding sequence ATGAAAACGATCAACATAACTCTCGTATTGATGTTGTTCGTCTTACGTGCTTTCAGCTTTAATACACTAGACTCTCTTGGAATTCAAAAAATCGAAGGGAAAAACTACATTGTACACAAAGTACGTGGTGACGAAACACTATACAGCTTATTGAAAAAGTACGAATGCTCCTCTGGAGATGTGCTTGCTTGTAATCCTGAACTAAAAAATAGTTCTAAGATTTACATCAATCAAATCATCAAATTCCCTACAACTTATGTTACTACTGAGCCAGTAGCAAAAAAAGCAGGAAGTAATGAGTACATTGTAAAACCGGGAGAGACATTGTATAGTTTAAGTAGAAACCTAGGCATCCCCCTCGAAGAACTGAGAGCGATCAACGGCTTGTCCGACAATAATATAAGGTCAGGTCAAAAGTTATTCTTGAACACTACTGCGAAAAGCCTTGCTACAAATGGCATGCTAACTAAACCTAGCCACCCACTACCTCCAGTGAATGAAAATGTTGGAGTTATTGTGGTTCCCAATGCCCCTATTGGCGAAAAGGTAATAGAAATTGGTATAGCACAAGTAATAAACACTGGTCGAAAGTCTAACAAACATCTAGCATTACACCGTACAGCACCCGTAGGCTCACTCATGACAATAACTAATGAGGCCACTGGAGATAGAGTTGTTGTGAAAGTTATTGGTCCGTTGCCTGCTACTGGAGAAAATGAAAATATTGTGGTTCGTATTTCTCCTACTGCTTATAACAAACTAAAACCAAGAGATAGCTCTTTAAGAGCTGAGGTCGTTTATACCATTCCTCCAAAAGCTAGATGA
- a CDS encoding TIGR02757 family protein codes for MIANFEKVKALLDQKLTIYNEPGFIDKDPILIPHSFSRKQDIEISGFFAATLAWGQRKTIISKCKDLMHKMDNAPYDFVIDHNEDDLRKLEGYVHRTFNDTDLLFFIEVLKDLYTQNSTMEDFFASAVSPTDLNIENGLNELHHFFFEREIFPHRSKKHLAAPFKKSACKRLNMFLRWMVRKDDRGVDFGIWEKIKPSQLVCPIDLHVERVSKELGLLSEKSKGWKAAIELTKNLKAFDSNDPIKYDIALFAMGIDRIY; via the coding sequence ATGATCGCTAATTTTGAAAAAGTAAAAGCGTTACTAGATCAAAAACTTACCATTTACAATGAACCTGGCTTCATTGATAAAGATCCTATTTTAATTCCACATTCGTTCAGTAGGAAACAGGACATAGAAATTAGTGGTTTTTTTGCAGCTACTTTGGCTTGGGGCCAAAGAAAAACCATTATTTCTAAGTGCAAGGACTTAATGCACAAAATGGACAATGCTCCATATGACTTTGTAATCGATCATAATGAAGATGACCTAAGAAAACTGGAGGGGTATGTTCACCGTACATTCAATGATACTGATTTGTTGTTTTTTATAGAGGTTTTAAAAGACCTATATACACAAAATAGCACAATGGAAGATTTCTTTGCCTCAGCCGTTTCCCCAACTGACCTAAATATTGAAAATGGGCTTAACGAGTTGCATCATTTTTTTTTCGAAAGGGAAATATTCCCTCACAGATCAAAAAAACACCTTGCTGCTCCATTTAAAAAATCAGCTTGCAAGCGACTGAACATGTTTTTAAGATGGATGGTAAGAAAAGATGACCGTGGAGTTGATTTTGGTATCTGGGAAAAGATAAAACCTAGTCAACTCGTATGCCCAATTGACTTGCATGTAGAAAGAGTTTCTAAAGAACTTGGACTCTTGAGTGAAAAGTCAAAAGGATGGAAAGCAGCAATAGAACTAACCAAAAATTTAAAAGCCTTCGACTCCAATGACCCAATCAAGTATGACATCGCTTTATTTGCCATGGGGATCGACAGAATCTATTAA
- a CDS encoding aldose 1-epimerase, whose amino-acid sequence MPVKSLKIDDQNYLEVEQSQGASLSLLVLGGNDIIKFPLKEDDTKKGYPSALLFPFPNRIKDGRYDFEGKSYQLDINEDAFNHAIHGLVAFENFEMTHSDSKSFTFAYDYKGQEAGYPFPFLFEVKYTLRKLKLSVDVNFENTGKTNMPYGFAWHPYFGFEGVSIGEVEVKVPVRHDIKLDDRMIPTGEKEMQNAKLISLKNSYLDNLFEIDEKEGLKEVELRFQNKKVIISQNAAENQLPYFIAYTPPSRDCIAVEPQSCATNAFNNGLGLKVLKPGKSKNYKFSVRIEI is encoded by the coding sequence ATGCCCGTTAAAAGTCTTAAAATAGACGACCAAAATTATTTGGAAGTAGAACAAAGCCAAGGTGCCAGCCTTAGTCTGCTTGTCTTAGGAGGAAATGATATTATTAAATTTCCATTAAAAGAGGATGATACCAAAAAAGGATATCCATCCGCTCTCCTTTTTCCTTTTCCAAATAGAATTAAAGATGGCAGGTATGATTTCGAAGGAAAGTCTTATCAATTAGACATCAATGAAGATGCATTTAACCATGCTATTCATGGTCTAGTAGCATTTGAAAATTTTGAGATGACTCATAGTGATTCTAAGAGCTTTACTTTTGCTTACGATTACAAAGGGCAAGAAGCTGGCTATCCATTTCCTTTTTTATTCGAAGTGAAATATACTTTGCGTAAATTAAAACTTAGTGTTGATGTTAATTTTGAAAACACAGGGAAAACTAACATGCCATATGGTTTTGCTTGGCACCCATATTTCGGTTTTGAGGGCGTAAGTATAGGTGAAGTGGAAGTTAAAGTTCCAGTAAGACATGATATCAAGTTGGATGATAGAATGATCCCTACTGGAGAAAAAGAAATGCAAAACGCAAAATTGATTTCACTTAAAAATAGTTACCTAGATAACTTATTTGAAATTGATGAAAAAGAAGGCCTAAAAGAAGTAGAATTAAGATTTCAAAATAAAAAAGTTATTATCAGTCAAAATGCTGCTGAGAATCAACTTCCTTACTTTATTGCTTACACTCCACCATCGCGAGATTGTATTGCTGTAGAGCCCCAAAGTTGTGCTACTAATGCTTTCAACAATGGCTTAGGCCTGAAAGTGTTAAAGCCAGGGAAGTCAAAAAACTACAAGTTCTCCGTTAGAATTGAAATTTGA
- a CDS encoding 1-acyl-sn-glycerol-3-phosphate acyltransferase: MLKTLKNFLPIPHKSGNPITRFLSRFDILGLFEVDPFGNWLFLRRLVIFVAGWPTWWRLAMANRLKMEGTHHLLKLPNTNVLFISNHQTYFADVITFYHIFCNAKWGMKRRLIPFYLFAPRARTFYVAARETMKTGFLPKMFSLAGAILVDRSWRAKGENVQRAVDTSAGDQITKGLKFGWVVSFPQGTTSPYAPVRKGTAHIIKENNPIVVPVVIDGFRRAFNKTGLSYKKRDTLLRVRFKDPIYFNENQDLEEIVAIVTKIIEQGEPENIAEWKRENENSGS, from the coding sequence ATGTTAAAAACCCTCAAAAACTTTCTACCTATACCTCATAAGTCGGGGAATCCAATAACACGTTTTCTATCTAGATTTGACATACTTGGTCTTTTTGAAGTAGATCCATTCGGTAATTGGCTTTTTCTCCGTCGGCTAGTCATATTTGTGGCTGGTTGGCCTACCTGGTGGAGGTTAGCCATGGCTAATAGGTTAAAAATGGAGGGTACACATCATCTTTTAAAGTTACCAAACACAAACGTCCTTTTCATATCTAATCATCAGACCTATTTTGCTGATGTAATTACTTTCTATCACATTTTTTGTAATGCAAAATGGGGTATGAAAAGAAGGCTTATCCCATTTTACCTTTTTGCACCTAGAGCACGTACTTTCTACGTAGCTGCAAGAGAGACTATGAAGACGGGTTTTTTGCCTAAAATGTTTAGCCTGGCAGGAGCGATTTTGGTAGATCGATCTTGGAGAGCAAAAGGAGAAAATGTACAGAGAGCTGTAGATACAAGTGCAGGCGATCAAATTACCAAAGGACTTAAGTTTGGGTGGGTAGTGAGTTTTCCGCAAGGTACAACAAGTCCTTATGCTCCAGTAAGAAAAGGAACTGCCCACATCATTAAAGAAAACAACCCTATCGTTGTTCCAGTTGTGATTGATGGCTTCAGAAGAGCATTTAATAAAACAGGACTTAGCTACAAAAAACGTGACACTTTACTCAGAGTAAGGTTCAAAGACCCTATTTATTTCAATGAAAATCAAGACCTTGAAGAGATCGTTGCTATAGTAACAAAGATTATTGAGCAAGGTGAACCTGAGAACATTGCAGAGTGGAAGCGTGAAAATGAAAACTCAGGTAGTTAA
- a CDS encoding cell division transport system permease protein, giving the protein MSKNKKLGTYPGILITISLTLALFLIGFCGWFALSTKELISYVRQNIEVQVYLDRNIEMDKVEQIRRELAELPQLKISKIEYISKDSIATNFMQETSEKYEEVLGDNPFRDAFTINLNQDLLEGNKIENLKKEIEEIDGVFELDYAKDFIDGIIENANKAYLILSAIVLIFLIATLLLINNTIKLALYSQRFIIKTMQLVGATNGFIQKPFLIKGVVQGLIAGSIAAALVFITQQLAINELEGLSLIQNNEMMLILAIVLLVMGPLIGFLSTFQSITRYLNLDLDDLY; this is encoded by the coding sequence ATGAGTAAAAATAAAAAACTAGGCACCTATCCAGGTATTCTTATTACGATTAGTCTCACACTTGCACTCTTTTTAATAGGGTTTTGTGGTTGGTTTGCCTTGTCCACTAAGGAGTTAATTTCTTATGTAAGACAGAATATTGAAGTCCAAGTCTATTTGGATAGAAATATAGAAATGGACAAAGTTGAGCAAATTCGTAGAGAGCTAGCAGAACTCCCTCAATTGAAAATTTCCAAAATTGAATATATCTCCAAAGACAGTATTGCTACTAATTTCATGCAAGAAACTAGTGAAAAGTATGAAGAAGTATTAGGAGATAATCCATTTCGCGACGCATTTACCATTAACCTCAACCAAGACCTATTGGAAGGGAATAAAATTGAGAATCTAAAAAAAGAAATAGAAGAAATAGACGGAGTATTTGAGTTGGACTATGCTAAGGACTTCATAGATGGTATTATCGAAAATGCGAATAAAGCGTATTTAATACTATCTGCAATTGTTCTTATATTTTTAATAGCCACTTTACTTCTTATCAATAATACAATAAAACTGGCACTATATTCTCAGCGATTCATTATCAAAACAATGCAACTTGTGGGAGCCACAAATGGATTTATTCAAAAGCCATTTCTGATTAAAGGAGTAGTTCAGGGGCTTATTGCAGGTTCCATTGCAGCAGCTTTAGTTTTTATTACACAGCAATTAGCTATAAACGAACTTGAAGGATTATCCCTTATTCAAAACAATGAAATGATGCTAATTTTGGCAATCGTGCTTTTGGTGATGGGACCATTAATTGGTTTTTTGAGTACTTTTCAGAGCATAACAAGATATTTAAATTTAGATTTAGACGACCTATATTAA
- a CDS encoding undecaprenyl-diphosphatase, whose amino-acid sequence MNTFQAIILAIIEGLTEFLPVSSTGHMILGSALMGISDQAFTKIFEVNIQFGTILSVVVLYWRRFLQSLDFYYKLLVAFIPAAIFGFLLNDYIDALLENVWVVASMLLIGGIVLVFIDKVFENREQKEDVNYKNALVIGFFQCIAMIPGVSRSAASIIGGMFQGLSRKSAAEFSFFLAVPTMFAASAYKLLKGYLDNELNFTKEEISLLAIGNVVGFLVALAAIKFFINYLQKYGFKVFGYYRIALGIIILVLMAMGYDLKV is encoded by the coding sequence ATGAACACTTTTCAGGCGATTATTCTCGCCATCATTGAAGGGCTCACCGAGTTTTTACCTGTGAGCTCAACTGGACATATGATTTTGGGCTCAGCTCTCATGGGCATTAGTGACCAAGCATTTACTAAGATTTTCGAGGTCAATATTCAATTTGGAACAATCCTTTCAGTTGTGGTTTTATACTGGAGAAGATTTCTTCAAAGCTTGGATTTCTATTACAAACTGTTGGTTGCTTTTATTCCAGCCGCAATCTTTGGCTTCTTGTTGAATGATTATATAGATGCACTTCTTGAAAATGTATGGGTCGTAGCAAGCATGTTACTTATTGGTGGTATTGTACTCGTTTTTATTGACAAGGTTTTTGAAAACAGAGAGCAAAAAGAAGATGTTAACTATAAAAACGCTTTGGTTATCGGTTTTTTCCAATGCATTGCAATGATCCCAGGTGTTTCTAGGTCTGCGGCATCAATCATTGGAGGAATGTTCCAAGGACTATCTAGAAAATCTGCTGCTGAATTCAGCTTCTTTTTGGCTGTACCCACCATGTTTGCAGCATCGGCTTATAAATTGCTCAAAGGCTACCTTGACAACGAACTAAACTTTACTAAAGAGGAAATTTCTTTGCTTGCTATTGGTAATGTTGTAGGCTTTTTAGTGGCTCTTGCTGCAATCAAATTTTTCATTAATTATTTACAAAAATATGGATTCAAAGTCTTTGGTTACTATCGAATTGCTTTGGGTATAATTATTCTGGTTTTGATGGCCATGGGATATGATTTAAAAGTATAA
- a CDS encoding tRNA pseudouridine synthase B — protein MDDIDFFAPEGSVLLIDKPKTWTSFDVVNKIRYTGKFKKVGHAGTLDPLATGLLILCTGKKTKVIEQYQAQEKEYTGTILIGKTTPSFDLETEFDHNFPTEHISSEDIETAVLQFIGEIDQIPPVFSAIKVKGKRAYESAREGKTVELKSRKVTITEFDINHSRFPEIDFRIVCSKGTYIRSIARDLGQALKSGGTLIALRRTKIGSFSVDNAFDMETITEKIKEARESLS, from the coding sequence ATGGACGACATAGACTTTTTCGCACCGGAAGGTTCGGTTCTATTGATAGACAAACCTAAAACTTGGACTTCGTTTGATGTAGTTAATAAAATAAGATATACAGGAAAATTCAAAAAAGTAGGTCATGCGGGCACCCTAGACCCTTTAGCCACTGGATTACTTATATTGTGTACAGGTAAGAAAACTAAGGTAATAGAGCAATACCAAGCACAAGAAAAAGAATATACCGGTACTATTTTAATAGGAAAAACTACACCAAGCTTTGATTTAGAAACAGAATTTGATCATAATTTCCCTACAGAACATATTAGTAGTGAAGATATTGAAACTGCAGTTCTCCAGTTTATTGGAGAAATAGATCAAATCCCTCCAGTTTTCTCTGCGATAAAGGTAAAAGGCAAAAGGGCTTATGAATCTGCTAGAGAAGGTAAAACTGTAGAGCTAAAGTCCCGAAAAGTTACAATTACAGAATTTGATATTAACCATTCACGCTTCCCCGAAATTGATTTTAGGATAGTTTGTTCCAAGGGAACATATATTAGAAGTATTGCAAGAGACTTAGGACAAGCTCTTAAAAGTGGCGGTACATTGATTGCTTTGAGGAGAACTAAAATTGGTTCTTTCTCAGTTGATAATGCTTTCGATATGGAGACAATAACTGAAAAAATTAAAGAGGCCCGTGAAAGTTTATCATAA
- a CDS encoding riboflavin kinase / FMN adenylyltransferase — MKVYHNIEDFTPLQNAVVTSGTFDGVHVGHQKILSRLKETAKSQNGETVVITFWPHPRLIVSPDSDGILLLSTLEEKIELLEEIGIDHLLILPFTRKLSELSSDAYVQKILLEGIGTKTLVIGYDHRFGKNREGGFDFLQDNTDKYKIDIVEIPKQEIDHLTISSTKIRKALLDGRIEEAKGLLGRNYSFSGLVKKGRQLGRTIGFPTANVHTEKTYKLIPTKGVYAVLVYLRDKVYQGVMNIGSRPTVDGEGITQEVHILNFDDDIYGEKLKVEIISFLRSEKKFDDIRDLVMQIKVDCENVKRIFNEA, encoded by the coding sequence GTGAAAGTTTATCATAACATTGAAGATTTTACACCTCTACAAAATGCCGTTGTTACAAGCGGCACTTTTGACGGAGTTCACGTAGGTCATCAAAAGATTTTATCAAGACTAAAAGAAACAGCTAAAAGCCAAAACGGAGAAACCGTTGTTATCACATTTTGGCCACACCCAAGGCTAATTGTATCTCCCGATTCTGATGGTATCTTGTTACTCTCCACTTTGGAGGAAAAAATAGAGTTGTTAGAAGAAATAGGTATTGACCATTTACTCATTTTGCCTTTTACTAGAAAGCTTTCTGAATTAAGTAGTGATGCTTACGTACAAAAGATACTTTTAGAAGGTATTGGCACCAAAACACTCGTAATTGGATACGATCACCGATTTGGAAAGAATAGAGAGGGTGGATTTGATTTTTTACAAGATAACACCGACAAGTATAAAATTGACATCGTAGAGATACCAAAACAGGAAATTGATCACTTAACAATTAGCTCTACAAAAATCAGAAAGGCACTATTGGACGGCCGAATCGAAGAGGCTAAAGGCTTATTAGGAAGAAACTACTCTTTCTCTGGCTTGGTAAAAAAAGGACGCCAATTGGGTAGAACTATCGGGTTTCCGACCGCAAATGTACATACTGAGAAAACGTATAAATTGATACCTACAAAAGGCGTTTATGCTGTCTTAGTTTACTTGCGTGACAAGGTTTACCAAGGTGTAATGAATATAGGAAGTAGACCAACAGTAGATGGTGAAGGAATCACTCAAGAAGTCCATATTCTTAACTTTGATGATGATATTTACGGAGAGAAGCTAAAAGTTGAAATTATTTCGTTTCTTAGGTCAGAGAAAAAGTTTGACGACATTAGAGACCTTGTAATGCAGATTAAGGTTGATTGCGAGAATGTAAAAAGAATATTTAATGAAGCTTAG
- a CDS encoding chorismate mutase, translated as MNLEEIRKNIDKVDNQLLQLLNERMQYVKEVGDYKRQTKTGIYRPEREKEIINRLIAENKGLLSEPAIEAIFLQVFATARNYELPEKVAYMGPEGSFTHQAAESRFGIMSEYIMLPTIKSVFEAVDTSRAKFGVIPIENNQEGIVYETVDLLNETDVNIVAELKIPVHFTLSTVAEHQKNIKRIYSKDIAFRQCRGFLNKYFEQQGVEEIQVESTSKAAKLALEDPESAAICSEIASKLYKLPVLFSNIEDNSNNRTRFFILSKEFENQRSDNDKTTIIARLPDTNSPGVLADFLQDFKKNGINMTKIESRPYKGSQEFNFWFFIEFLGYFKDDNFREAIKGHESYIKVLGSYVRNA; from the coding sequence GTGAATTTAGAAGAGATTAGAAAAAACATTGACAAAGTTGACAATCAATTACTTCAACTTTTAAATGAGCGAATGCAGTATGTGAAAGAGGTAGGTGACTATAAAAGACAAACTAAAACTGGAATCTATCGTCCTGAAAGGGAAAAGGAAATAATAAATAGACTTATTGCTGAGAACAAAGGTTTGCTAAGTGAGCCAGCAATAGAAGCAATTTTCCTTCAGGTATTTGCCACCGCAAGAAACTATGAACTACCTGAGAAAGTGGCCTACATGGGCCCTGAAGGTAGTTTTACGCATCAAGCAGCCGAAAGTCGTTTTGGAATCATGAGTGAATATATCATGTTGCCAACTATCAAATCTGTATTTGAGGCAGTGGATACATCTAGAGCGAAATTTGGCGTAATTCCAATTGAGAATAATCAGGAAGGAATTGTTTATGAAACTGTAGATTTACTTAATGAGACTGATGTCAACATTGTTGCTGAGTTGAAAATACCGGTTCACTTTACATTATCTACCGTTGCTGAGCACCAAAAAAATATCAAAAGAATATATTCAAAGGATATTGCATTTAGGCAATGTAGAGGTTTTTTGAATAAATACTTCGAACAGCAAGGAGTAGAAGAAATTCAAGTAGAAAGTACTTCCAAAGCTGCCAAACTTGCCTTGGAAGATCCCGAAAGTGCAGCAATCTGTTCAGAAATAGCATCTAAGCTTTATAAGTTGCCAGTACTTTTTAGCAACATAGAAGATAATAGTAATAACAGAACCCGCTTCTTTATCCTTAGTAAGGAATTTGAAAACCAAAGAAGTGATAATGATAAGACTACTATTATTGCTCGCTTGCCCGATACGAATAGCCCTGGAGTGTTGGCCGATTTTCTTCAAGATTTTAAGAAGAATGGCATCAATATGACTAAGATTGAAAGTAGACCTTATAAAGGTAGTCAAGAATTCAACTTTTGGTTTTTTATTGAGTTTTTGGGCTACTTTAAAGACGATAACTTTAGAGAAGCAATAAAAGGACACGAGTCTTATATCAAGGTTTTAGGCAGTTATGTGCGTAATGCTTAG